The genomic segment AAAGGCAGGTTTTGCATGGGCAAAGCGGATAACACCGTTTAAATCAAGGCTATTGCTGGCTTCCAGTTCTGACATCTTTATATTGAACTGCAGGCTGTCATTGACCAAGGTATTGGAAATGTTAACATTCTTAATATAGGTGCTGTCCGTGAAGTTGATCTGGTCAATGGAGGTTTGTAGCTCCATATTTTTGAGACTGGCATTCTGGTCAATAATCAAATGTCTCAGCCGGATGCCATTATATTTAAACTCGGGGGCATAGAAATTGAAACTCGCAGTTTGTTTTTCGCTTGCAAATTTGGCATTTAATGTCGCTCCACTATCTAGCGAGACGTCTTTCCGAAAAAAGGTGGCGATAGGGCGGAAGGAGGTGATATTGATATTCAGGTCAAAGTCCTGGCGGTTGAAGCTGCTGTTTTCGAAACCTATGGCAGGTGCATAACGCATGGCAAGTGACTTAAAATAGGGAACAATTGTATTTAAGTCTATTCTTCCCTTGAGATCGATATGTCCGATAGCCGACTGAAGCGTGAGTGAGCGGGCCTCCTGATCCCCTTCTGCCAAAAACTGGATATTTTTAATCGTGAACCTGCCTTTGGAAGAAGTGAAACTTACACTATCCGATTTAAACTCGCCCGTGATATTGTTGATGTTGTCACCGATCAGGCTGGTATGGAGTTTTGTATCCATAATAGTGATGGAGTCGCCCTGAAAAAGCTGAAGCTTTTTTAAATTAGCCTGCTCAATTGCTGCGTCCAGGTGATAACTGGGCTGGGCAGACCAATCGATATCGGTCGTAAACTCCACCCTAAGATTGGGGTCGTGTACCGATCCGGATCCAAGAAATAACTGATTGGCTATATGGCCTTCGATCCGGAAGCGTTGATAGGTATAATGTTTAAAATTAAAATTGGTAAGGTCACCTTTTACATCAAGTTTTAAGTGTTTAGGGGCTGTGCCAGTGCCATTGAGCTGCAGGTCAAAGCCCGAGCTTCCCAGATCTTTCCGTTTGGTAACAGCTCCGAGATCGAAGTGTTTCGACCGGAAATGGCCTGCGTATATGATCTCTTTACGCATGTCAAAGGAACCGTCGATATCAACGCTGCCAATATCGCTTTTTAAGGTTCCTTCAGTTTTGAAATTATTGTACTGACCATGTAAACTGCCTTTATAGGCAAACGTGTTAAAGGTAGCGACGATCTGTGGGAGTTTGAAGTTTTTTAGATTTCCTAAATTGCTAACAACAGACTGGAGATCCTGATAGTCAGTGGAAATAAATGCATCAGGAATTATAAAATTTGTTTTATCCATATAGGGTAGTCCCACGATCCTCAGATCGCCTGTTAATTTGGTGTTCTTCCCAATGGTAAGATCAATTTCCGAGGCATCAATGGCTGCTACCGTACCTTTTAAGTTGCCTTTTTTAATCGTTGCATCGAATTTTACCTGGTGCATCGGTGAGGAAAAGTAGGCAATATCTTCGGAATGAATACGCGAATCCCGTGCACGTATTTTCACATCGACTTTATGGATGAAATCCGAAAAATCGTCGAAGCGATTATAGTCTAATCTCAGGTAATTCTTGAGAGTGGAGCGGTTGGTGGCAAGCATAAGGTCATGCATTTCGATACTCCTGTTACTTACCGAAGCCCGAGCGAGCAGCCCCTTGATGATCAGTCCTTTCTTCTCACGAAGGTTAAAGGTCTTGATTGTTGCCGAGACGCGGTTGGAATCTATTTTAATGTTTTCAAAATGAGCATTGAATTTGGAAATACCCAGATCGCCAAAATCAACAACCTTGTCATAATGTTTCTGATTATGGTTGACATACCGAAGGGAATTGTTTTTGATAAGCAGCTCCTTGAGTTCGAAGTCAATCTTATTGGAACTCTTCTTCTTTTCTTTCTTGGGTGGATTAAAATAACGGATCAGGAAGGAGATGTTACTGCTATCCTTAAACTGCTCAAATTGGCTTTCAGTGTTTTCAATCGTCAATTTATTGATGACGATTTTGTTGAGCTCAAATAGCTGTGATAAATTAACCGCCGCCTCTATCTTTCCAGATTTTATAATTTCTTTACCTTGCGGTGTATAGATTTCAAAACCTTCAATTACAATTGATTTAAAAGGCTTGAAATAGATGCTCTTGAGATTGATTTTTGTATCCAGCTCATTGGACAAATATTTTATGGCACGTTGTGCGGCAAAATTCTGGACAGGCTTCAACTGTAAGGATAAAGTCAATGCGAGCAGTATAACGAATACACTGCCTAGCACTATTGACATTATTTTAATTATTTTTTTGATACTTTTGTAATCTAAATTTTTTACCCTTTAGCTATGGCGATTATTTTAGGAATTGAATCTTCTTGTGATGAAACATCCGCTTCTATCTGTATAAACGGTGAAATTCGTTCAAATGTTATTGCCACCCAAGCTATCCACGCAAAATATGGTGGTGTTGTGCCTGAATTGGCTTCGCGTGCTCATCAACAGAATATTATCCCTACTGTGGAAGAAGCCATTCGTCAGGCAAAAATAAACAAAAATCAGATAGATGCAGTGAGTTTTACGCGGGGTCCGGGATTATTAGGTGCACTTTTAGTCGGAACCTCTTTTGCAAAATCATTTGCTCTCGCCCGAAACATCCCTTTGATTGATATCAACCATATGCAAGCACATATTTTGGCACATTTTATTGATGATCCCAAACCCAGTTTTCCTTTTTTATGTCTTACTGTTTCGGGGGGACATACGCAAATCGTACTTGTAAAGGATTACTTTGAGATGGAACTATTAGGGGAAACGCTGGACGATGCTGCTGGGGAAGCTTTTGATAAGACCGCGAAAATACTAGATCTTCCCTATCCAGGAGGGCCTCTTATTGATAAATTAGCCCATGAGGGTAATGCAGGAGCGTTTAAGTTACCTGAGCCTCAAATCCCTGGGCTCGATTTCAGTTTTTCAGGATTAAAGACCGCAATACTTTATCTTGTACAGGACCAGATAAGGTTAAATCCTGACTTCCTGAAGGAAAATATTGCTGATTTATGTGCAAGCGTCCAATCGCGTATTGTATCTATTCTGCTGAACAAATTGAAAAAGGCAGCGAAGCAGACTGGCGTAAAAGATATTGCCATTGCCGGTGGAGTGTCCGCGAATTCAGGACTAAGAAAAGAGTTGATGGAAATGGGAAATAAGTATCGTTGGAACGTTTTTATCCCCAAATTTGAGTACTGTACAGATAATGCAGCCATGATTGCTATTGCAGGTTATTATAAATATCTAGCCGGAGATTTCGTCGGACAGGATGTTGCTCCATTGGCACGCATGCATTTATAGCCGGTGCCTTCGAAGATAGGATCTCGTTATTTTCCCGGCACCTACCGGGAAAATAACGATTGGGGCTACAGGGGTGAGCTATAACCGTACGCCTGGGCACCTGAAATGAACCTGTCTTTATGCGGTTGATAGAAATTTAATTCATAACCTTCGGCCCCCCAAAAGATGCTGATGAAACTGATCCCTTCTGCAGAACGCAGCACGGTTAAAACCTGGAATGCATCGTTGTCAAACTCTCCACCATCATCTACCCGCCAGGTGCTGATATCATCGTAAGTGGC from the Sphingobacterium thalpophilum genome contains:
- the tsaD gene encoding tRNA (adenosine(37)-N6)-threonylcarbamoyltransferase complex transferase subunit TsaD gives rise to the protein MAIILGIESSCDETSASICINGEIRSNVIATQAIHAKYGGVVPELASRAHQQNIIPTVEEAIRQAKINKNQIDAVSFTRGPGLLGALLVGTSFAKSFALARNIPLIDINHMQAHILAHFIDDPKPSFPFLCLTVSGGHTQIVLVKDYFEMELLGETLDDAAGEAFDKTAKILDLPYPGGPLIDKLAHEGNAGAFKLPEPQIPGLDFSFSGLKTAILYLVQDQIRLNPDFLKENIADLCASVQSRIVSILLNKLKKAAKQTGVKDIAIAGGVSANSGLRKELMEMGNKYRWNVFIPKFEYCTDNAAMIAIAGYYKYLAGDFVGQDVAPLARMHL
- a CDS encoding translocation/assembly module TamB domain-containing protein; the encoded protein is MSIVLGSVFVILLALTLSLQLKPVQNFAAQRAIKYLSNELDTKINLKSIYFKPFKSIVIEGFEIYTPQGKEIIKSGKIEAAVNLSQLFELNKIVINKLTIENTESQFEQFKDSSNISFLIRYFNPPKKEKKKSSNKIDFELKELLIKNNSLRYVNHNQKHYDKVVDFGDLGISKFNAHFENIKIDSNRVSATIKTFNLREKKGLIIKGLLARASVSNRSIEMHDLMLATNRSTLKNYLRLDYNRFDDFSDFIHKVDVKIRARDSRIHSEDIAYFSSPMHQVKFDATIKKGNLKGTVAAIDASEIDLTIGKNTKLTGDLRIVGLPYMDKTNFIIPDAFISTDYQDLQSVVSNLGNLKNFKLPQIVATFNTFAYKGSLHGQYNNFKTEGTLKSDIGSVDIDGSFDMRKEIIYAGHFRSKHFDLGAVTKRKDLGSSGFDLQLNGTGTAPKHLKLDVKGDLTNFNFKHYTYQRFRIEGHIANQLFLGSGSVHDPNLRVEFTTDIDWSAQPSYHLDAAIEQANLKKLQLFQGDSITIMDTKLHTSLIGDNINNITGEFKSDSVSFTSSKGRFTIKNIQFLAEGDQEARSLTLQSAIGHIDLKGRIDLNTIVPYFKSLAMRYAPAIGFENSSFNRQDFDLNINITSFRPIATFFRKDVSLDSGATLNAKFASEKQTASFNFYAPEFKYNGIRLRHLIIDQNASLKNMELQTSIDQINFTDSTYIKNVNISNTLVNDSLQFNIKMSELEASNSLDLNGVIRFAHAKPAFINFYPSNILINREQWLVNNDAQLKISKGKWYFEKLTLSHAEQKVHINGILSNDISDRINLKFEDFNLTSLNGITKPHGINLSGNLNGSIEINSVFKSPFIVANIKTSPILYNNIPIGSLYLDANYDPENQLVKLDSKIQEGDKLMQLRGFYNHLSENNKLNLQASLLNTDVFVFQPFLRNLVSDIKGKINADLDIEGDILNPKFSGTGKLQNASMVINYLKTPYRLSDEINVSNNRIFLTGLKIYDPKDNVATIDGVVDLNKLSDPDIDVTAEAKNFMVLNTTIKDNSIYYGTAYASGNFEFKGLTSAMNINIRAKSEENTVINIPFNNASTISDSDFIYFIDKDSTKTKNKQKKRDFDGLTMNMDLLITPNAEINLFSSMGELSGKGNSNLNMRISSLGDFEMFGDFIINSGKFNFTAQDYINKIFDLKEGGTIRWAGNPAEANININAIYQQRTSLAPLYNAAGREENPERVLAQADMILKGQLSQPDITFDINFPQNPGVKDELQGYFSDANNVNQQALSLIVRRSFTPGTQSDFGKEVNNTLLSAGTEIAFNQINNIIAQSLNINFFDINIKSLNDASASLRLFNDRLVLTGGISDRRNQALTDLNVFSDRVSTDAEALFYLRKDGRLVLRASNRLNTRNFLLSPNDGEYISAFGLLYRQEFNTFSEFLRRLFPIGKKNSIVPAQKATDKNKPH